In Candidatus Methylomirabilota bacterium, one DNA window encodes the following:
- a CDS encoding M20/M25/M40 family metallo-hydrolase — MKDPAPRTGLREDVLAHVDAQAVGRLTTDLIDIPSPMGGERAVAEYLAGRFRAAGLRTWLQEVEPERFNVYGTLPGTGDGPTLMYCGHLDTTFGGDEEGIRDLGPGYQPKAFVEGEWIFGMGAYNMKSGLASAVAAVEGLAKARVRLKGDVVLAGVVGETSHAQVGRFQGRRYRGCGIGARFMVANGLTADMAIIPEPTAGRISVVSGGYVYAQITTRGNPGATYRRGGSSIRPRPAVDAIEKMLPVLAAIREWAPKYVAATRHRGEEATNVSIIAIEGGLPFRPTKLASVCRLYVEIDTMPGQLPADVVQELRRLLAEIQARDPELVTELEIVQTAVGAEVSPDEPVVRSLGAAHRQVHGEDAEVTWDGWHADTAALTRAGIPAICYGPQGRARAGGSGHYPREGEQVSVEDLVKGAQVFVLTALDLGMRSRAEARAVRPSGTVVF; from the coding sequence GTGAAAGATCCGGCACCGCGCACGGGGCTCCGGGAGGACGTCCTGGCCCACGTGGACGCGCAGGCGGTAGGCCGCCTGACCACGGACCTGATCGACATCCCGAGCCCCATGGGCGGGGAGCGGGCGGTCGCCGAGTACCTCGCCGGCCGCTTCCGGGCGGCCGGGCTGCGCACGTGGCTCCAGGAGGTGGAGCCGGAGCGGTTCAACGTCTACGGGACGCTGCCGGGGACGGGCGACGGCCCGACGCTGATGTACTGCGGGCACCTCGACACCACCTTCGGGGGTGACGAGGAGGGGATCCGAGACCTGGGGCCGGGGTATCAGCCGAAGGCGTTCGTCGAGGGCGAGTGGATCTTCGGCATGGGCGCCTACAACATGAAGAGTGGTCTGGCCAGCGCGGTGGCGGCGGTCGAGGGGCTGGCCAAGGCGCGGGTCCGCCTCAAGGGAGACGTGGTCCTGGCGGGCGTGGTGGGGGAGACCAGCCACGCCCAGGTCGGCCGATTCCAGGGCCGACGCTACCGGGGCTGTGGCATCGGCGCCCGCTTCATGGTGGCGAACGGGCTCACGGCGGACATGGCCATCATCCCGGAGCCCACGGCGGGCCGCATCTCGGTCGTCTCGGGCGGCTACGTCTACGCTCAGATCACGACCCGCGGCAACCCGGGCGCCACCTACCGGCGCGGCGGGTCCTCGATCCGGCCGCGGCCCGCCGTGGACGCCATCGAGAAGATGCTCCCGGTCCTGGCGGCCATCCGGGAGTGGGCCCCCAAGTACGTGGCGGCCACGCGCCATCGAGGGGAGGAAGCCACGAACGTCTCGATCATCGCGATCGAGGGCGGCCTGCCCTTTCGCCCCACCAAGCTGGCCTCCGTCTGCCGGCTGTACGTGGAGATCGACACGATGCCGGGGCAGCTCCCGGCCGATGTGGTCCAGGAGCTCCGGCGGCTCCTGGCCGAGATCCAAGCCCGCGACCCCGAGCTGGTCACCGAGCTCGAGATCGTCCAGACGGCGGTCGGCGCGGAGGTCTCGCCTGACGAGCCCGTCGTTCGGAGCCTCGGCGCCGCCCACCGCCAGGTCCACGGCGAGGACGCCGAGGTGACGTGGGATGGCTGGCACGCCGACACCGCCGCCCTGACCCGGGCCGGCATCCCGGCGATCTGCTACGGCCCCCAGGGTCGGGCGCGCGCCGGCGGCTCCGGCCATTACCCGCGGGAAGGCGAGCAGGTCAGCGTCGAGGACCTCGTCAAGGGCGCGCAGGTCTTCGTGCTGACGGCGCTCGACCTGGGCATGCGCTCCCGTGCCGAAGCGCGCGCCGTCCGCCCGAGCGGCACGGTCGTCTTCTGA
- a CDS encoding cupin domain-containing protein — protein sequence MPFYRWSQLERAVITPRFSTAEGPTIKGAKIEVGRYRYAAGTGAKPHRHPEEQVINVLSGKLRVRVGSEERILEPGDAVLVPPDTEHEAWAVEGDVEVLSFKDRVTR from the coding sequence ATGCCGTTCTACCGCTGGAGCCAGCTCGAGCGCGCCGTCATCACGCCGCGCTTCTCGACCGCCGAGGGGCCGACCATCAAGGGGGCCAAGATCGAGGTGGGGCGCTACCGCTACGCCGCCGGGACCGGCGCCAAGCCCCACCGGCACCCGGAGGAGCAGGTGATCAACGTCCTGTCCGGGAAGCTGCGCGTCCGCGTGGGGAGCGAGGAGCGGATCCTCGAGCCCGGCGACGCCGTTCTCGTCCCGCCCGACACGGAGCACGAGGCCTGGGCCGTGGAGGGAGACGTGGAGGTCTTGAGCTTCAAGGATCGGGTGACGCGGTGA